The following are encoded in a window of Lagenorhynchus albirostris chromosome 3, mLagAlb1.1, whole genome shotgun sequence genomic DNA:
- the HNRNPH1 gene encoding heterogeneous nuclear ribonucleoprotein H isoform X4 encodes MMLGTEGGEGFVVKVRGLPWSCSADEVQRFFSDCKIQNGAQGIRFIYTREGRPSGEAFVELESEDEVKLALKKDRETMGHRYVEVFKSNNVEMDWVLKHTGPNSPDTANDGFVRLRGLPFGCSKEEIVQFFSGLEIVPNGITLPVDFQGRSTGEAFVQFASQEIAEKALKKHKERIGHRYIEIFKSSRAEVRTHYDPPRKLMAMQRPGPYDRPGAGRGYNSIGRGAGFERMRRGAYGGGYGGYDDYNGYNDGYGFGSDRFGRGMSDHRYGDGGSTFQSTTGHCVHMRGLPYRATENDIYNFFSPLNPVRVHIEIGPDGRVTGEADVEFATHEDAVAAMSKDKANMQHRYVELFLNSTAGASGGAYEHRYVELFLNSTAGASGGAYGSQMMGGMGLSNQSSYGGPASQQLSGGYGGGYGGQSSMSGYGSQGTVNSSYYSSGSRASMGVNGMGGMSSMSSMSGGWGM; translated from the exons ATGATGTTGGGCACCGAAGGCGGCGAGGGATTCGTGGTGAAGGTCCGGGGCTTGCCTTGGTCTTGTTCGGCCGACGAAGTGCAGCGGTTTTTTTCTG ACTGCAAAATTCAAAATGGGGCTCAAGGTATTCGTTTCATCTACACCAGAGAAGGCAGACCGAGTGGCGAGGCTTTTGTTGAACTTGAATCAGAAGATGAAGTCAAATTGGCCctgaaaaaagacagagaaactatGGGACACAGATATGTTGAAG TATTCAAGTCAAACAACGTTGAAATGGATTGGGTGTTGAAGCATACTGGTCCAAATAGTCCTGACACGGCCAATGATGGCTTTGTACGGCTTAGAGGACTCCCCTTTGGATGTAGCAAGGAAGAGATTGTTCAGTTCTTCTCAG GGTTGGAAATCGTGCCAAATGGGATAACATTGCCGGTGGACTTCCAGGGGAGGAGTACGGGGGAGGCCTTCGTGCAGTTTGCTTCACAGGAAATAGCTGAAAAGGCTCtaaagaaacacaaggaaagaatAGGGCACAG GTATATCGAAATCTTTAAGAGCAGTCGAGCTGAAGTTAGAACTCACTATGATCCACCACGAAAACTTATGGCCATGCAGCGGCCAGGTCCCTATGACAGACCTGGGGCTGGCAGAGGGTATAACAGCATTGGAAGAGGAGCTGGCTTTGAAAGGATGAGGCGTGGTGCGTACGGTGGAG GTTATGGAGGCTATGATGATTATAATGGCTATAATGATGGCTATGGATTTGGGTCAGATAGATTTGGAAGAG GAATGTCAGATCACAGATACGGGGATGGTGGCTCTACTTTCCAGAGCACAACAGGACACTGTGTACACATGCGGGGATTACCTTACAGAGCTACTGAGAATGACATTTATAAT tttttttcacCACTCAACCCTGTGAGAGTACATATTGAAATTGGTCCCGATGGCAGAGTAACTGGTGAAGCAGATGTCGAGTTTGCAACTCATGAAGATGCTGTGGCAGCTATGTCAAAAGACAAAGCAAATATGC aacACAGATATGTAGAACTCTTCTTGAATTCTACAGCAGGAGCAAGCGGTGGTGCTTACG AACACAGATATGTAGAACTCTTCTTGAATTCTACAGCAGGAGCAAGCGGTGGTGCTTATGGTAGCCAAATGATGGGAGGCATGGGCTTGT CAAACCAGTCCAGTTATGGCGGCCCAGCCAGCCAGCAGCTGAGTGGTGGTTATGGAGGCGGCTATGGTGGCCAGAGCAGCATGAGTGGATATG GCAGCCAAGGAACAGTGAACAGCAGCTACTACAGTAGTGGAAGCCGAGCATCTATGGGAGTGAACGGAATGGGAGGGATGTCTAGCATGTCCAGTATGAGTGGTGGATGGGGAATGTAA
- the HNRNPH1 gene encoding heterogeneous nuclear ribonucleoprotein H isoform X1, protein MMLGTEGGEGFVVKVRGLPWSCSADEVQRFFSDCKIQNGAQGIRFIYTREGRPSGEAFVELESEDEVKLALKKDRETMGHRYVEVFKSNNVEMDWVLKHTGPNSPDTANDGFVRLRGLPFGCSKEEIVQFFSGMSDHRYGDGGSTFQSTTGHCVHMRGLPYRATENDIYNFFSPLNPVRVHIEIGPDGRVTGEADVEFATHEDAVAAMSKDKANMQHRYVELFLNSTAGASGGAYEHRYVELFLNSTAGASGGAYGSQMMGGMGLSNQSSYGGPASQQLSGGYGGGYGGQSSMSGYDQVLQENSSDFQSNIA, encoded by the exons ATGATGTTGGGCACCGAAGGCGGCGAGGGATTCGTGGTGAAGGTCCGGGGCTTGCCTTGGTCTTGTTCGGCCGACGAAGTGCAGCGGTTTTTTTCTG ACTGCAAAATTCAAAATGGGGCTCAAGGTATTCGTTTCATCTACACCAGAGAAGGCAGACCGAGTGGCGAGGCTTTTGTTGAACTTGAATCAGAAGATGAAGTCAAATTGGCCctgaaaaaagacagagaaactatGGGACACAGATATGTTGAAG TATTCAAGTCAAACAACGTTGAAATGGATTGGGTGTTGAAGCATACTGGTCCAAATAGTCCTGACACGGCCAATGATGGCTTTGTACGGCTTAGAGGACTCCCCTTTGGATGTAGCAAGGAAGAGATTGTTCAGTTCTTCTCAG GAATGTCAGATCACAGATACGGGGATGGTGGCTCTACTTTCCAGAGCACAACAGGACACTGTGTACACATGCGGGGATTACCTTACAGAGCTACTGAGAATGACATTTATAAT tttttttcacCACTCAACCCTGTGAGAGTACATATTGAAATTGGTCCCGATGGCAGAGTAACTGGTGAAGCAGATGTCGAGTTTGCAACTCATGAAGATGCTGTGGCAGCTATGTCAAAAGACAAAGCAAATATGC aacACAGATATGTAGAACTCTTCTTGAATTCTACAGCAGGAGCAAGCGGTGGTGCTTACG AACACAGATATGTAGAACTCTTCTTGAATTCTACAGCAGGAGCAAGCGGTGGTGCTTATGGTAGCCAAATGATGGGAGGCATGGGCTTGT CAAACCAGTCCAGTTATGGCGGCCCAGCCAGCCAGCAGCTGAGTGGTGGTTATGGAGGCGGCTATGGTGGCCAGAGCAGCATGAGTGGATATG ACCAAGTTTTACAGGAAAACTCCAGTGATTTTCAATCAAACATTGCATAG
- the HNRNPH1 gene encoding heterogeneous nuclear ribonucleoprotein H isoform X3 — MMLGTEGGEGFVVKVRGLPWSCSADEVQRFFSDCKIQNGAQGIRFIYTREGRPSGEAFVELESEDEVKLALKKDRETMGHRYVEVFKSNNVEMDWVLKHTGPNSPDTANDGFVRLRGLPFGCSKEEIVQFFSGLEIVPNGITLPVDFQGRSTGEAFVQFASQEIAEKALKKHKERIGHRYIEIFKSSRAEVRTHYDPPRKLMAMQRPGPYDRPGAGRGYNSIGRGAGFERMRRGAYGGGYGGYDDYNGYNDGYGFGSDRFGRDLNYCFSGMSDHRYGDGGSTFQSTTGHCVHMRGLPYRATENDIYNFFSPLNPVRVHIEIGPDGRVTGEADVEFATHEDAVAAMSKDKANMQHRYVELFLNSTAGASGGAYEHRYVELFLNSTAGASGGAYGSQMMGGMGLSNQSSYGGPASQQLSGGYGGGYGGQSSMSGYGSQGTVNSSYYSSGSRASMGVNGMGGMSSMSSMSGGWGM; from the exons ATGATGTTGGGCACCGAAGGCGGCGAGGGATTCGTGGTGAAGGTCCGGGGCTTGCCTTGGTCTTGTTCGGCCGACGAAGTGCAGCGGTTTTTTTCTG ACTGCAAAATTCAAAATGGGGCTCAAGGTATTCGTTTCATCTACACCAGAGAAGGCAGACCGAGTGGCGAGGCTTTTGTTGAACTTGAATCAGAAGATGAAGTCAAATTGGCCctgaaaaaagacagagaaactatGGGACACAGATATGTTGAAG TATTCAAGTCAAACAACGTTGAAATGGATTGGGTGTTGAAGCATACTGGTCCAAATAGTCCTGACACGGCCAATGATGGCTTTGTACGGCTTAGAGGACTCCCCTTTGGATGTAGCAAGGAAGAGATTGTTCAGTTCTTCTCAG GGTTGGAAATCGTGCCAAATGGGATAACATTGCCGGTGGACTTCCAGGGGAGGAGTACGGGGGAGGCCTTCGTGCAGTTTGCTTCACAGGAAATAGCTGAAAAGGCTCtaaagaaacacaaggaaagaatAGGGCACAG GTATATCGAAATCTTTAAGAGCAGTCGAGCTGAAGTTAGAACTCACTATGATCCACCACGAAAACTTATGGCCATGCAGCGGCCAGGTCCCTATGACAGACCTGGGGCTGGCAGAGGGTATAACAGCATTGGAAGAGGAGCTGGCTTTGAAAGGATGAGGCGTGGTGCGTACGGTGGAG GTTATGGAGGCTATGATGATTATAATGGCTATAATGATGGCTATGGATTTGGGTCAGATAGATTTGGAAGAG ACCTCAATTATTGTTTTTCAGGAATGTCAGATCACAGATACGGGGATGGTGGCTCTACTTTCCAGAGCACAACAGGACACTGTGTACACATGCGGGGATTACCTTACAGAGCTACTGAGAATGACATTTATAAT tttttttcacCACTCAACCCTGTGAGAGTACATATTGAAATTGGTCCCGATGGCAGAGTAACTGGTGAAGCAGATGTCGAGTTTGCAACTCATGAAGATGCTGTGGCAGCTATGTCAAAAGACAAAGCAAATATGC aacACAGATATGTAGAACTCTTCTTGAATTCTACAGCAGGAGCAAGCGGTGGTGCTTACG AACACAGATATGTAGAACTCTTCTTGAATTCTACAGCAGGAGCAAGCGGTGGTGCTTATGGTAGCCAAATGATGGGAGGCATGGGCTTGT CAAACCAGTCCAGTTATGGCGGCCCAGCCAGCCAGCAGCTGAGTGGTGGTTATGGAGGCGGCTATGGTGGCCAGAGCAGCATGAGTGGATATG GCAGCCAAGGAACAGTGAACAGCAGCTACTACAGTAGTGGAAGCCGAGCATCTATGGGAGTGAACGGAATGGGAGGGATGTCTAGCATGTCCAGTATGAGTGGTGGATGGGGAATGTAA
- the HNRNPH1 gene encoding heterogeneous nuclear ribonucleoprotein H isoform X2, translating into MAMQRPGPYDRPGAGRGYNSIGRGAGFERMRRGAYGGGYGGYDDYNGYNDGYGFGSDRFGRDLNYCFSGMSDHRYGDGGSTFQSTTGHCVHMRGLPYRATENDIYNFFSPLNPVRVHIEIGPDGRVTGEADVEFATHEDAVAAMSKDKANMQHRYVELFLNSTAGASGGAYEHRYVELFLNSTAGASGGAYGSQMMGGMGLSNQSSYGGPASQQLSGGYGGGYGGQSSMSGYGSQGTVNSSYYSSGSRASMGVNGMGGMSSMSSMSGGWGM; encoded by the exons ATGGCCATGCAGCGGCCAGGTCCCTATGACAGACCTGGGGCTGGCAGAGGGTATAACAGCATTGGAAGAGGAGCTGGCTTTGAAAGGATGAGGCGTGGTGCGTACGGTGGAG GTTATGGAGGCTATGATGATTATAATGGCTATAATGATGGCTATGGATTTGGGTCAGATAGATTTGGAAGAG ACCTCAATTATTGTTTTTCAGGAATGTCAGATCACAGATACGGGGATGGTGGCTCTACTTTCCAGAGCACAACAGGACACTGTGTACACATGCGGGGATTACCTTACAGAGCTACTGAGAATGACATTTATAAT tttttttcacCACTCAACCCTGTGAGAGTACATATTGAAATTGGTCCCGATGGCAGAGTAACTGGTGAAGCAGATGTCGAGTTTGCAACTCATGAAGATGCTGTGGCAGCTATGTCAAAAGACAAAGCAAATATGC aacACAGATATGTAGAACTCTTCTTGAATTCTACAGCAGGAGCAAGCGGTGGTGCTTACG AACACAGATATGTAGAACTCTTCTTGAATTCTACAGCAGGAGCAAGCGGTGGTGCTTATGGTAGCCAAATGATGGGAGGCATGGGCTTGT CAAACCAGTCCAGTTATGGCGGCCCAGCCAGCCAGCAGCTGAGTGGTGGTTATGGAGGCGGCTATGGTGGCCAGAGCAGCATGAGTGGATATG GCAGCCAAGGAACAGTGAACAGCAGCTACTACAGTAGTGGAAGCCGAGCATCTATGGGAGTGAACGGAATGGGAGGGATGTCTAGCATGTCCAGTATGAGTGGTGGATGGGGAATGTAA